From a region of the Jatrophihabitans endophyticus genome:
- a CDS encoding ABC transporter ATP-binding protein encodes MLSIVDLHKSYGTTTALDGVSLDVRPGELVGFVGANGAGKSTTMRIAMGLVAADSGTVRWHGEPLTFTARRRFGYMPEERGLYPKMRVVEQVAYFGRLHGMSRADADRGAAALIEQMGVVAQPRDFVQALSLGNQQRVQLAAALVHDPELLVLDEPFSGLDPVGVDTMAEVLRQRRRAGCGVLFSSHQLELVERLCDRVVIVRAGRVVAQGTLDELRATGSRDALEVTVTGTDDAWLDALPGVTVRERDGATVVLALRDPDDDQAVLAAAARAGRVERFGWRRPSLAELYRDAVSAGAGTDTSEAAA; translated from the coding sequence ATGCTCTCCATCGTGGACCTGCACAAGAGCTACGGCACGACGACCGCGCTCGACGGCGTCTCGCTGGACGTCCGCCCGGGCGAGTTGGTGGGCTTCGTCGGGGCCAACGGCGCCGGGAAGTCGACGACGATGCGCATCGCGATGGGGCTCGTCGCCGCCGACTCCGGGACGGTCCGCTGGCACGGCGAGCCGCTGACCTTCACCGCCCGGCGCCGCTTCGGCTACATGCCCGAGGAGCGCGGGCTGTACCCGAAGATGCGCGTCGTCGAGCAGGTGGCGTACTTCGGCCGCCTGCACGGCATGTCGCGGGCCGACGCGGACCGCGGCGCCGCGGCACTGATCGAGCAGATGGGGGTCGTCGCGCAGCCCCGCGACTTCGTGCAGGCGCTCTCGCTCGGCAACCAGCAGCGGGTGCAGCTGGCGGCGGCGCTCGTCCACGACCCCGAGCTGCTCGTCCTGGACGAGCCGTTCTCCGGCCTGGACCCCGTCGGCGTCGACACCATGGCCGAGGTGCTGCGGCAACGTCGCCGGGCCGGCTGCGGCGTGCTGTTCTCGAGCCACCAGCTCGAGCTCGTCGAGCGCTTGTGCGACCGGGTCGTCATCGTGCGTGCGGGTCGCGTCGTCGCGCAGGGGACGTTGGACGAGCTCCGCGCGACGGGCTCGCGCGACGCGCTGGAGGTGACCGTCACCGGCACCGACGACGCCTGGCTCGACGCACTACCCGGGGTCACGGTGCGCGAACGCGACGGGGCCACCGTCGTCCTCGCGCTGCGCGATCCCGACGACGACCAGGCGGTGCTCGCCGCCGCGGCCAGGGCCGGCCGGGTCGAGCGGTTCGGGTGGCGCCGGCCGTCGCTGGCCGAGCTGTACCGCGACGCGGTGTCGGCGGGCGCCGGCACGGACACGTCGGAGGCGGCGGCATGA
- a CDS encoding substrate-binding domain-containing protein, translated as MNPSPHGRGRRRIARRATTLAAVTGALVLGACSSDGGGGSAGGDKVAVVIKGLDNPFFQTMRQGVDAAAKTGSVTTTVQAAQSITDTTGQADKLTSLANQDFGCFVVNPITGTNLVQGIARIAAKKKTIVNIDSPVDAAAAKKANATIATYVGTDNTAAGALGGKEMAKQLPSGGAVWAIGGTSGDVTSGARITGFQQGIAGSSVTFRQTVAANWDRQTALTQTTTILQNNASVAGFFVANDDMALGVARAVANLHRTGKVKIISVDGIKDALSAVKSGQLTAVVAQYPYVIGQMGVEACRAAQAGKTLPKSVDAPVELVTAATATQALAKTPRPFGSYDDPFTALLSK; from the coding sequence ATGAACCCCTCACCCCACGGCCGCGGCCGGCGCCGCATCGCCCGGCGGGCCACCACGCTCGCCGCCGTCACCGGCGCACTCGTCCTGGGCGCCTGCTCGTCCGACGGCGGCGGGGGCAGCGCCGGCGGCGACAAGGTCGCCGTCGTCATCAAGGGCCTCGACAACCCGTTCTTCCAGACCATGCGCCAGGGTGTCGACGCCGCGGCGAAGACCGGCTCGGTGACGACGACGGTCCAGGCCGCGCAGTCGATCACCGACACGACCGGTCAGGCCGACAAGCTCACGTCGCTCGCCAACCAGGACTTCGGCTGCTTCGTCGTCAACCCGATCACCGGCACCAACCTGGTGCAGGGCATCGCGCGGATCGCCGCCAAGAAGAAGACGATCGTGAACATCGACTCCCCCGTCGACGCGGCCGCGGCGAAGAAGGCGAACGCGACGATCGCCACCTACGTCGGCACCGACAACACCGCCGCGGGCGCACTCGGCGGCAAGGAGATGGCCAAGCAGCTGCCGTCCGGCGGCGCGGTCTGGGCCATCGGCGGCACGTCGGGCGACGTCACCAGCGGCGCGCGCATCACGGGCTTCCAGCAAGGCATCGCCGGTTCGTCGGTGACCTTCCGGCAGACCGTGGCCGCGAACTGGGACCGGCAGACGGCCCTGACGCAGACGACGACCATCCTGCAGAACAACGCCTCGGTGGCCGGCTTCTTCGTCGCCAACGACGACATGGCGCTGGGCGTCGCCCGCGCCGTGGCCAACCTGCACCGCACCGGCAAGGTCAAGATCATCAGCGTCGACGGCATCAAGGACGCGCTCAGCGCGGTGAAGTCCGGCCAGCTGACCGCGGTCGTCGCCCAGTACCCCTACGTCATCGGCCAGATGGGCGTCGAGGCGTGCCGCGCGGCACAGGCCGGCAAGACCCTGCCGAAGTCCGTCGACGCGCCGGTCGAGCTCGTCACCGCGGCCACCGCCACGCAGGCGCTGGCCAAGACGCCGCGGCCGTTCGGCAGCTACGACGACCCGTTCACGGCCCTGCTCTCCAAGTGA
- a CDS encoding ROK family transcriptional regulator has product MARPRTATGLPAAAGPRGVAAAVGEDRAAWGTGLSDVLALFRSSDSLTRADVMAVTGLSRTTVGQRLDALLAADLVTATAGGSTGGRPAERFRFHPERGVLLACDVGATAFRAALCDLSGAVLDESAHVMDVSRGPRPVLKAVDTRFATLLRRAGRAPADVLGIGLDVPGPVDFATGRVVSPPIMTDWDGFDIPGWFAERYAAPVLVDKDVNAMAVGERQECYPDVDDLMLVKIGTGVGSGLIAGGRVHRGADGAAGDIGHIQLGEGAADAAAGDPPECRCGNRGCVEAYAGGWALVRDLQAAGRDVSTVDDAVNAIRSGDIAAQRLLRTSGRILGRAIADAVNLVNPRVVAVGGQLAHVDEQLLAGIREVVYRRSLPLATRDLLIVRSRLDPRAGVVGLAHLLADELFTPARLAALVGR; this is encoded by the coding sequence ATGGCGCGACCGCGGACGGCGACGGGACTGCCCGCCGCTGCGGGTCCGCGGGGCGTCGCGGCGGCCGTCGGGGAGGACCGCGCCGCCTGGGGGACGGGTCTGAGCGACGTGCTCGCCCTCTTCCGGAGCTCGGACTCGTTGACCCGGGCCGACGTCATGGCCGTCACCGGGCTCTCGCGCACCACGGTGGGCCAGCGCCTCGACGCGCTGCTGGCGGCCGACCTCGTCACCGCGACCGCCGGCGGCTCGACCGGGGGGCGTCCGGCGGAGCGGTTCCGCTTCCACCCCGAGCGCGGTGTGCTGCTCGCCTGCGACGTCGGCGCCACCGCGTTCCGGGCGGCGCTGTGCGACCTGTCCGGTGCCGTGCTCGACGAGAGCGCCCACGTCATGGACGTCTCGCGCGGGCCGCGGCCGGTGCTCAAGGCGGTGGACACCCGCTTCGCCACGCTGCTGCGCCGGGCCGGGCGGGCGCCGGCGGACGTGCTCGGCATCGGCCTCGACGTGCCCGGCCCCGTCGACTTCGCGACCGGCCGGGTGGTCAGCCCGCCGATCATGACCGACTGGGACGGCTTCGACATCCCCGGGTGGTTCGCCGAGCGTTACGCCGCACCGGTGCTCGTGGATAAGGACGTCAACGCGATGGCCGTCGGCGAGCGGCAGGAGTGCTACCCCGACGTCGACGACCTGATGCTGGTCAAGATCGGCACCGGCGTCGGGTCGGGCCTCATCGCCGGCGGCCGCGTCCACCGCGGCGCCGACGGCGCCGCCGGCGACATCGGCCACATCCAGCTCGGCGAAGGCGCGGCGGACGCCGCCGCCGGTGACCCACCCGAGTGCCGCTGCGGCAACCGCGGCTGCGTCGAGGCGTATGCCGGTGGCTGGGCGCTCGTGCGTGACCTGCAGGCGGCGGGACGTGATGTCTCGACCGTCGACGACGCGGTGAACGCGATCCGTTCCGGCGACATCGCCGCCCAGCGGTTGCTGCGCACGTCCGGGCGCATCCTGGGCCGCGCGATCGCCGACGCGGTCAACCTGGTGAATCCGCGCGTGGTCGCGGTCGGCGGCCAGCTCGCCCACGTCGACGAGCAGCTGCTCGCCGGCATCCGCGAGGTCGTGTACCGGCGCTCGCTGCCGCTCGCCACCCGGGACCTGCTCATCGTGCGCAGTCGCCTCGACCCCCGCGCCGGCGTCGTCGGACTCGCCCACCTGCTCGCCGACGAGCTGTTCACCCCGGCCCGGCTGGCGGCGCTCGTCGGACGGTGA
- a CDS encoding ABC transporter permease codes for MNEAVRLVARREITSRLQQRGFRIGFAIALLIVVVACVVPSLFSDDDSTPRYDVAVVGDHPGLAAALARSETPRFTVHTATAAEAHDRVDDGDWDAAVLPGGRLVVDETDGDVVTAVQQVNVSTALVTRLGAAGLSSDDIREALTVRPLRVESTGSGDDGQRRAIAVITVIVLFTQLTTFCTWVAMGVVEEKASRVVELILSSIRPLQLLVGKLLGIGTLAAAQVLALGAVGLVVSTLAGTISIPASAFVTVLTGFVGFVLGFAFFAALAAALASTVSRQEEVSGVLAPVTLSLTVCYFASFATAGDPDSTLARVVSIVPPFSCVAMPGRIAGGTVPVLDVLLAVVLLGGAAAAILAVAARIYRATVLHSGTRVPLSRAWRGEAVADLG; via the coding sequence ATGAACGAGGCGGTGCGACTCGTGGCCCGCCGCGAGATCACCAGCAGGCTGCAGCAGCGCGGTTTCCGCATCGGCTTCGCGATCGCGTTGCTCATCGTCGTCGTGGCCTGCGTCGTCCCGTCGCTGTTCTCCGACGACGACTCCACCCCGCGCTACGACGTCGCGGTCGTGGGCGACCACCCCGGGCTCGCGGCCGCCCTCGCCCGCAGCGAAACCCCCCGGTTCACCGTTCACACCGCCACCGCCGCCGAGGCGCACGACCGCGTCGACGACGGCGACTGGGACGCCGCCGTGCTGCCCGGCGGCCGCCTCGTCGTCGACGAGACCGACGGCGACGTCGTCACCGCCGTCCAACAGGTCAACGTGAGCACCGCGCTCGTGACCCGGCTCGGCGCGGCCGGCCTGTCCTCGGACGACATCCGCGAAGCGCTCACGGTGCGGCCGTTGCGTGTCGAGAGCACCGGCTCCGGCGACGACGGTCAGCGCCGGGCCATCGCGGTCATCACCGTCATCGTCCTGTTCACGCAGCTGACCACGTTCTGCACCTGGGTGGCGATGGGCGTGGTCGAGGAGAAGGCGAGCCGGGTCGTCGAGCTCATCCTGTCCTCCATCCGCCCGCTGCAGCTGCTCGTGGGCAAGCTGCTCGGCATCGGCACGCTCGCCGCGGCCCAGGTGTTGGCGCTGGGCGCGGTCGGTCTCGTCGTGTCCACGCTGGCCGGGACGATCTCCATACCCGCGTCGGCGTTCGTCACCGTCCTCACGGGCTTCGTCGGGTTCGTGCTCGGCTTCGCGTTCTTCGCCGCGCTGGCCGCGGCACTGGCCTCCACGGTGTCGCGGCAGGAGGAGGTGTCGGGCGTACTCGCACCCGTCACGCTCAGCCTGACCGTCTGCTACTTCGCGAGCTTCGCGACGGCCGGCGACCCGGACAGCACGCTGGCGCGCGTCGTGTCGATCGTGCCGCCGTTCTCGTGCGTCGCGATGCCCGGCCGCATCGCCGGCGGCACCGTGCCGGTGCTCGACGTGCTGCTGGCGGTGGTGCTGCTGGGCGGCGCAGCGGCGGCGATCCTCGCGGTCGCGGCGCGCATCTACCGGGCGACGGTGTTGCACAGCGGCACCCGCGTCCCGCTCTCCCGCGCGTGGCGCGGCGAGGCGGTCGCCGACCTCGGCTGA
- a CDS encoding ABC transporter permease, translated as MTSASLSKDERTDDAAPEPSRDRGPVVRRLADPNFWVDWAAPIGLVVLLVFFGIASSGFLAVGNLQAILAAAAIPMVLAVGQTFVIMTAGIDLSVASTMTFAAIILGKAVTGAPGLVWALVLAVVAGTVVGAVNGTVIAKGRIADFIVTLGALSAASGLALIVANGNPVTVIDTFLLKLSTTSFAGVLSYPVVIAVVVAVIAHLVLFHTRFGTHVLATGGSPEAAEATGIRIDRIKIAVYTISGLLAGVAAILLVARVGAAEPASNTTFLLNSVAGVVLGGVSLFGGRGSVFGPVAGALLLTVLTSGLTAMHVPEFYQPLAVGIVVVAAAFLSRTRR; from the coding sequence ATGACATCGGCATCGTTGTCGAAGGACGAACGGACGGACGACGCCGCACCGGAGCCGTCGCGCGACCGTGGCCCGGTCGTGCGCAGGCTGGCCGACCCGAACTTCTGGGTCGACTGGGCCGCGCCGATCGGCCTGGTCGTCCTGCTGGTGTTCTTCGGTATCGCCAGCAGCGGCTTCCTCGCCGTGGGCAACCTGCAGGCGATCCTCGCCGCCGCCGCGATCCCGATGGTGCTGGCGGTGGGCCAGACGTTCGTGATCATGACGGCCGGCATCGACCTGTCGGTCGCCTCGACCATGACGTTCGCGGCGATCATCCTGGGCAAGGCCGTCACCGGCGCACCCGGCCTCGTCTGGGCGCTGGTGCTCGCGGTCGTCGCCGGCACCGTGGTCGGCGCGGTGAACGGCACCGTGATCGCGAAGGGCCGCATCGCCGACTTCATCGTCACCCTCGGCGCGCTGTCGGCGGCCTCGGGCCTCGCGCTGATCGTCGCGAACGGCAACCCGGTGACCGTCATCGACACCTTCCTGCTGAAGCTGTCCACGACGTCGTTCGCAGGCGTGCTGAGCTACCCGGTCGTCATCGCGGTCGTGGTCGCGGTGATCGCGCACCTCGTGCTGTTCCACACCCGCTTCGGCACGCACGTGCTCGCCACCGGCGGTTCGCCGGAGGCCGCCGAGGCCACCGGCATCCGCATCGACCGGATCAAGATCGCCGTGTACACGATCTCCGGTCTGCTCGCCGGCGTCGCCGCGATCCTGCTGGTCGCGCGCGTCGGCGCCGCCGAGCCCGCGTCCAACACGACCTTCCTGCTCAACTCCGTCGCCGGGGTCGTGCTCGGCGGGGTGAGCCTGTTCGGCGGTCGCGGTTCGGTCTTCGGACCGGTCGCCGGCGCCCTGCTGCTCACGGTGCTGACGAGCGGACTGACCGCCATGCACGTCCCGGAGTTCTACCAACCGCTCGCGGTCGGCATCGTCGTGGTGGCCGCCGCCTTCCTGTCGAGGACCCGCCGATGA